One genomic segment of Hevea brasiliensis isolate MT/VB/25A 57/8 chromosome 3, ASM3005281v1, whole genome shotgun sequence includes these proteins:
- the LOC110632681 gene encoding UDP-glycosyltransferase 73D1 — protein sequence MASMASQPHFVLIPLMAQGHMIPVVDMARLIAAHGVIVSLVTTPHNASRFEKVIYRARESAGLSIDLVQIPFPCQEVGLPIGYENLDTLPSRDLLKKFYLALAKLQQPLETFLEKATPPPSCIISDKCLSWTSITAQRFNIPRIVFHGMSCFSLLSAHNVRLHNAHLSVSSDSEPFVVPGMPQKFQVTRAQLPGSFVSLPDLDDVRNKMQEAESTAFGVVVNSFQELEHGCPEAYEKAIKKKVWCIGPVSLCNKDNLDKFERGNKASIDEKQCLEWLDSQKPRSVIYACLGSLCRLEPSQLIELGLGLEASKHPFIWVAKTGEKSSELEAWFVKEKFEERIQGRGMLIKGWAPQVLILSHPAIGGFLTHCGWNSTIEGVCAGVPMITWPIFSEQFFNEKLIVEILRIGVQVGVEVPVRWGEEENVGVLVKKEEVETAVSVLMDEGEEGQKRRKRASELAEVASKAMEFGGSSNLNLSILIQDVMKLQTEDVGSNENEL from the coding sequence ATGGCTTCAATGGCCAGCCAACCTCACTTTGTTCTAATCCCACTCATGGCACAGGGTCACATGATCCCTGTAGTAGACATGGCTAGACTCATTGCAGCGCATGGGGTGATTGTGAGCTTGGTCACTACTCCTCACAATGCATCAAGATTTGAGAAGGTGATTTATAGAGCAAGAGAATCTGCTGGCCTATCAATTGATCTCGTACAAATCCCATTTCCCTGCCAAGAAGTCGGACTCCCTATCGGCTACGAGAATCTTGACACTCTTCCTTCCAGGGACCTTCTTAAGAAATTCTATCTGGCACTTGCTAAGCTACAACAACCTTTAGAAACCTTCCTTGAAAAAGCTACGCCTCCTCCAAGCTGCATAATATCAGACAAGTGCCTTTCTTGGACATCCATAACTGCTCAAAGGTTCAACATTCCGAGGATTGTTTTCCATGGAATGTCCTGTTTCTCTCTGCTGAGTGCTCATAACGTAAGACTTCACAATGCTCATCTTTCAGTCTCTTCGGATTCGGAACCTTTCGTGGTGCCTGGAATGCCTCAGAAGTTTCAGGTAACAAGAGCTCAGCTTCCAGGATCATTTGTTAGTTTACCAGATTTGGATGATGTCCGAAACAAGATGCAGGAAGCTGAATCAACGGCTTTTGGGGTGGTGGTAAATAGCTTCCAAGAGCTCGAACATGGTTGCCCCGAGGCGTACGAGAAGGCGATAAAGAAGAAAGTATGGTGTATTGGACCAGTTTCTTTATGCAACAAAGATAACCTTGACAAGTTCGAGAGAGGAAACAAAGCTTCAATTGATGAGAAACAATGCTTGGAATGGCTAGACTCACAGAAACCGAGGTCAGTTATTTATGCTTGTCTTGGTAGCTTGTGTCGGCTAGAACCGTCACAATTGATAGAACTAGGTTTAGGCTTGGAAGCATCTAAGCATCCATTTATCTGGGTAGCAAAAACTGGGGAGAAATCTTCTGAGCTAGAGGCTTGGTTTGTgaaggagaaatttgaagaaaggaTCCAAGGAAGAGGAATGTTGATCAAAGGCTGGGCTCCTCAGGTACTTATCTTGTCTCATCCAGCAATTGGAGGGTTCTTAACTCATTGTGGTTGGAACTCAACAATCGAAGGGGTCTGCGCTGGAGTGCCAATGATAACTTGGCCTATATTCTCCGAGCAATTCTTCAATGAGAAGctaattgtggagattttaaggATTGGTGTCCAAGTTGGCGTTGAGGTTCCTGTAAGATGGGGAGAGGAAGAGAACGTTGGGGTTTTAGTGAAGAAAGAAGAAGTGGAGACGGCTGTGAGTGTGTTGATggatgaaggagaagaagggcaaAAGAGAAGGAAGAGAGCAAGTGAACTTGCAGAAGTGGCAAGCAAGGCTATGGAATTTGGTGGATCTTCCAACTTAAATTTGTCAATCTTAATCCAAGATGTTATGAAACTTCAAACTGAAGACGTGGGCAGCAATGAGAATGAGCTTTAA
- the LOC110632682 gene encoding UDP-glycosyltransferase 73C12, with amino-acid sequence MASRNQLIQFVLLPHLALGHMIPLVDMARLLAQHGVTVTIITTPFNAARFEMVIERAVESGFKIQLLKVPFPSEAVGLPPGCESMDTLPSRDLFKNLLIGINMLQAPVEQMLSKLLPPPSCIISDKNVAWTHQTAMNFEIPRLVFDGTSCFSLLCTHNILAAKIHESLLDSEPFVVPGLPDRVVLTKGQLPNAVLMSDSRDIRSSIREMEQAAYGVVVNTFEELERAYVNEFRKVRGGKVWCVGPVSQCNKENLDQAERGNKASIDENQCLKWLDNCAPHSVIYVCLGSLSNLTLEQLIELGLGLEAANRPFIWVIRRGNRAKEIEKWISEEQFETRIKGRGLLIHGWAPQVLILSHRAIGGFLTNCGWNSTLEGLCAGISMITWPLFAEQFYNERFIVQVLKIGVRLGAEFSKKWQEGQQFGVPVKREEVKRAVENLMDGGEEGKERRKRARELGEIAKKAIEVGGSSYLNMTLLIEDIRQKVLKQAN; translated from the coding sequence ATGGCTTCTCGAAACCAGCTGATTCAGTTTGTTTTGCTTCCCCACTTAGCCCTAGGCCACATGATTCCCCTTGTTGACATGGCTAGACTGTTGGCACAACATGGTGTTACAGTTACCATAATCACCACTCCCTTCAATGCTGCTCGGTTTGAGATGGTTATTGAAAGAGCAGTGGAATCAGGGTTTAAAATCCAACTCCTGAAAGTTCCATTCCCTTCTGAAGCGGTAGGCTTGCCTCCAGGGTGTGAAAGCATGGACACCCTCCCTTCGCGTGACTTGTTCAAAAATCTACTAATTGGCATTAATATGCTTCAAGCACCAGTGGAACAAATGCTTAGTAAGTTGCTGCCTCCTCCAAGTTGCATAATTTCTGATAAAAATGTAGCGTGGACTCATCAGACTGCTATGAATTTTGAAATCCCAAGGCTTGTCTTTGATGGGACCAGTTGTTTTTCTCTTTTGTGCACGCACAATATACTTGCTGCTAAAATTCATGAAAGTTTGTTGGATTCCGAGCCGTTTGTGGTGCCTGGTTTGCCTGATCGGGTTGTGTTGACAAAGGGTCAACTGCCTAATGCTGTCCTAATGAGTGACTCTAGAGATATTCGTAGTTCAATAAGAGAAATGGAGCAAGCAGCATATGGGGTTGTGGTTAACACTTTTGAGGAATTGGAAAGGGCGTATGTGAATGAATTTCGAAAAGTTAGAGGTGGTAAAGTTTGGTGTGTTGGACCGGTTTCACAATGCAACAAGGAGAACTTAGATCAGGCTGAAAGAGGCAACAAGGCCTCAATAGATGAAAACCAGTGTTTGAAATGGCTTGATAATTGTGCACCACACTCTGTAATCTATGTTTGTCTTGGAAGCCTCAGTAACCTCACATTAGAGCAACTGATCGAGCTTGGATTAGGCTTGGAAGCAGCTAACCGACCTTTCATTTGGGTTATAAGAAGAGGTAATAGAGCAAAAGAGATTGAGAAGTGGATATCTGAAGAACAATTTGAGACCAGAATAAAAGGAAGAGGCCTTCTGATCCATGGCTGGGCGCCACAAGTGCTAATCTTATCACATCGTGCCATTGGAGGATTCTTGACAAATTGTGGTTGGAATTCGACGTTGGAAGGTTTGTGTGCAGGCATCTCAATGATAACATGGCCATTATTCGCTGAGCAGTTTTATAATGAAAGGTTCATTGTTCAAGTACTGAAAATTGGTGTGAGATTGGGGGCTGAGTTTTCTAAGAAATGGCAAGAGGGACAGCAGTTTGGGGTGCCTGTTAAGagggaagaagtgaaaagggcaGTAGAGAACCTAATGGATGGAGGAGAGGAAGGAAAGGAAAGAAGGAAAAGAGCTAGAGAACTTGGAGAGATTGCAAAGAAAGCAATAGAAGTTGGGGGATCTTCTTATCTCAACATGACATTGCTAATTGAAGATATTAGGCAAAAAGTCCTTAAGCAAGCGAATTAA